A single window of Actinoallomurus bryophytorum DNA harbors:
- a CDS encoding acyltransferase family protein, with amino-acid sequence MIESTKVGGAPPHSRARHDKGRIGAVEGLRAVAVAGVIAFHFGLGVPGGFLGVDLFFVISGYVITRLLLIEWHRTGSIDWLRFWAHRARRLLPAVLAVLIVVQLWLRAGAPPELRATTDDQTVAALAYVSNWYAIAKDVSYWGALTDSAPLTHLWSLAVEEQFYLVWPLLLIGVLTLTRSRRVLAAVAGVGAVASYGAAGSLFASEGVDRAYLGTDARSGALLLGVLCALALTRPAPGPDGSWDRPPPRRLLTRSVFLPAVAALAVLWSVAGIKSPWLYEGGLVVAGVSAAVVIAYVVTMPGSRAARLLGSWPMVRIGRLSYSLYLWHWPVHIYAIHTAHAGRPLVVAAELAATLVLATLSFTLIEKPTKKIVRPVALASPLLACAALVFCSAVLAQPKPPPEQETGVVVHGHP; translated from the coding sequence GTGATCGAATCGACCAAGGTGGGCGGCGCCCCGCCACACAGTCGCGCGCGCCACGACAAGGGGCGGATCGGCGCCGTCGAGGGGCTGCGCGCGGTCGCCGTGGCCGGGGTGATCGCCTTTCACTTCGGCCTCGGTGTGCCCGGCGGGTTCCTCGGCGTCGATCTGTTCTTCGTCATCTCCGGCTACGTCATCACCCGGCTCCTGCTGATCGAGTGGCACCGGACCGGGTCGATCGACTGGCTGAGGTTCTGGGCCCACCGGGCGCGGCGCCTGCTGCCGGCCGTCCTCGCCGTACTCATCGTGGTGCAGCTGTGGCTGCGGGCGGGCGCCCCTCCCGAGCTGCGGGCCACCACCGACGACCAGACGGTCGCGGCGCTGGCGTACGTCTCGAACTGGTACGCGATCGCCAAGGACGTGAGCTACTGGGGCGCGCTCACGGACAGCGCGCCGCTGACCCATCTGTGGTCACTCGCGGTGGAGGAACAGTTCTACCTGGTTTGGCCGCTGCTGCTCATCGGCGTACTGACGCTCACCCGTTCCCGGCGCGTCCTGGCGGCGGTGGCCGGCGTGGGCGCGGTGGCCTCGTACGGCGCGGCCGGCTCGCTGTTCGCGTCCGAGGGCGTCGACCGCGCCTACCTCGGCACCGACGCGAGGAGCGGGGCGCTGCTGCTGGGCGTCCTGTGCGCGCTGGCCCTCACCCGCCCCGCGCCCGGCCCGGACGGCTCCTGGGACCGGCCGCCGCCACGCCGCCTGCTCACGAGGTCCGTGTTCCTGCCGGCCGTGGCGGCTCTGGCCGTGCTCTGGTCCGTCGCCGGCATCAAGAGTCCCTGGCTCTACGAGGGCGGCCTCGTCGTCGCCGGCGTCTCGGCCGCGGTGGTCATCGCCTACGTGGTCACGATGCCCGGCAGCCGGGCGGCGCGGCTGCTCGGATCCTGGCCGATGGTCCGGATCGGCCGGCTGAGCTACTCCCTCTACCTGTGGCACTGGCCCGTGCACATCTACGCGATCCACACGGCGCACGCCGGACGCCCTCTCGTGGTGGCGGCCGAGCTGGCGGCGACACTCGTACTGGCCACGCTGTCGTTCACTCTGATCGAGAAGCCGACGAAGAAGATCGTCCGCCCGGTCGCACTGGCCTCACCGCTACTCGCCTGCGCGGCCCTCGTCTTCTGCAGCGCGGTCCTCGCCCAGCCCAAGCCTCCTCCGGAACAGGAGACCGGTGTCGTCGTGCACGGCCATCCCTAG
- a CDS encoding SGNH hydrolase domain-containing protein → MAIGRSSTHAKIGACALAVALALGGCSRRAGEPTRPAGAPVPVGAASLSPEVRGLTLLVVGDSWARNLGVGAADADRDRRNVVVNAGEPGCGLMQPVRIRRQGRMIAAPAECNRWPSRWHDLVTRYRPTAALLEVGYWDGQDSQQLPGQKDVSSITAPGFRHRFDTQIDRAIGILSAGGATVYLPTVIDNDETSRANSDAMNAAIHAAVTRNPHASLLDLHGQLCTAAKVCPRKAAGIQVYDDTGHPSGAAHDRLGSWILNFIHADLSNRGKNGGSS, encoded by the coding sequence GTGGCCATCGGACGTTCTTCCACTCATGCGAAGATCGGCGCCTGCGCGCTCGCCGTCGCCCTGGCGCTGGGCGGTTGTTCCCGGCGAGCCGGGGAGCCGACACGACCGGCCGGCGCGCCCGTGCCCGTCGGCGCGGCGTCACTGTCACCGGAGGTCCGCGGGCTGACGCTGCTCGTGGTGGGTGACTCCTGGGCCAGGAATCTCGGCGTCGGCGCCGCGGACGCGGACCGCGACCGGCGCAACGTCGTGGTGAACGCGGGCGAGCCCGGCTGCGGCCTGATGCAGCCGGTACGTATCCGCAGGCAGGGCAGGATGATCGCGGCGCCCGCCGAGTGCAACCGGTGGCCCTCGCGCTGGCACGACCTGGTGACCAGGTACCGGCCGACTGCGGCGCTGCTCGAGGTGGGCTACTGGGACGGCCAGGACTCCCAGCAGCTTCCCGGGCAGAAAGACGTCAGCTCCATCACCGCGCCGGGCTTCCGGCACAGGTTCGACACGCAGATCGACCGGGCGATCGGCATTCTCAGTGCCGGCGGCGCCACGGTCTACCTGCCGACGGTCATCGACAACGACGAAACGAGCCGGGCCAACTCCGATGCCATGAACGCCGCGATCCACGCCGCGGTGACGCGGAACCCGCACGCCTCATTGCTAGATCTCCACGGCCAGCTGTGCACCGCGGCAAAAGTCTGTCCGCGTAAAGCCGCGGGTATTCAGGTCTATGACGACACGGGGCATCCATCGGGCGCCGCACACGATCGGCTCGGCAGCTGGATTCTCAACTTCATTCACGCCGACCTGTCCAATCGGGGAAAGAACGGCGGCTCGTCCTGA
- a CDS encoding SGNH hydrolase domain-containing protein → MAGRTLRRLSLALLAGVLPLSAARADPSPPHHMNLPKPTPRGGDAAPFVVTGSPAADTAPTVAVIGDSVARDYAYYLARELGPRGVRIVDGALSGCPVGTLQLISRIHDRIAPLRGGACPKLVTDKQRAVVARFSPKIILWHSITEMWSIADGKGEVPSGSTEWGRRVMAQWDDTLGRITRGGARVVVILPLWYERSAPHRLDGPGPSVEKLRDLYVRWAARHQVGVVDVAPLACPGGPPCAPVRGVDFRPDTTHYDDPGGVQVAAYLRAHVPALARLAGGR, encoded by the coding sequence ATGGCCGGACGCACCCTTCGCCGGCTCTCGCTGGCCCTGCTCGCCGGCGTGCTGCCGCTCTCCGCCGCGCGGGCGGACCCGAGTCCGCCGCATCACATGAACCTGCCGAAGCCCACGCCGCGGGGCGGCGACGCCGCTCCCTTCGTCGTGACCGGCTCACCGGCGGCGGACACCGCCCCGACCGTCGCCGTGATCGGTGACTCGGTGGCGCGCGACTACGCCTACTACCTCGCGCGCGAGCTGGGGCCACGCGGTGTGCGCATCGTGGACGGCGCGCTGTCCGGCTGCCCCGTGGGGACACTCCAGCTCATCTCCAGGATCCACGACCGGATCGCCCCGCTGCGTGGCGGCGCCTGCCCGAAGCTCGTCACGGACAAGCAGCGGGCGGTGGTCGCCCGGTTCTCCCCAAAGATCATCCTGTGGCACTCGATCACCGAGATGTGGTCCATAGCCGACGGGAAGGGGGAGGTGCCGTCCGGCTCCACGGAATGGGGGAGACGGGTGATGGCCCAGTGGGACGACACCCTCGGGCGCATCACCCGCGGCGGCGCGCGGGTCGTCGTCATCCTGCCGCTCTGGTACGAACGCTCCGCACCGCACCGGCTGGACGGGCCGGGGCCCAGCGTGGAGAAGCTCCGGGATCTCTACGTCCGGTGGGCGGCTCGTCACCAGGTCGGCGTGGTGGACGTCGCACCCCTCGCCTGCCCCGGCGGCCCGCCCTGCGCTCCGGTGCGCGGAGTGGACTTCCGGCCGGACACGACGCACTACGACGACCCCGGAGGCGTCCAGGTCGCCGCCTACCTCCGCGCCCATGTGCCCGCGCTGGCGCGGCTGGCCGGCGGGCGCTGA
- a CDS encoding nucleotide sugar dehydrogenase — MSESRNNRVIEWDLAVIGLGYVGMPLVREAVRSGMRVAGLDVDSTRVNLLNAGTSHVDDLTDGDVEALLAQGFRATTDESVLASADTVVICVPTPLDEDRRPDLGAVIGAAETVARHLSPDTLVVLESTTWPGTTEEVMRPLLEKSGLTAGTDFHLAYSPERIDPGNPVYDLRNTPKIVGGVTGACLDRAMGFYGKLVEQVVPVRGTREAEMAKLLENTYRQVNIALVNEIAVLCDELAIDVWDTISAAATKPFGYQAFRPGPGVGGHCIPIDPSYLSHRVRRLGRQFQFAELAQQVNDHMPAYVAERAVRMLHRHGRCANGASVLLLGVTYKPDIADGRESPATPLARRLRAAGADVGYFDPLIEDWSADGEAVRRVHDLDEALASSDLVILLQPHRSFDLSHIAVRALLVLDTRGVLSASETVERL; from the coding sequence ATGAGTGAGTCACGAAACAACCGGGTCATCGAATGGGACCTTGCCGTCATCGGCCTGGGGTATGTGGGGATGCCACTGGTCCGCGAGGCCGTCCGCTCCGGGATGCGCGTCGCCGGACTCGACGTCGACTCGACCCGGGTGAACCTGCTCAACGCGGGCACCTCCCACGTGGACGACCTCACCGACGGCGACGTCGAGGCGCTTCTCGCGCAGGGGTTCCGCGCGACCACGGACGAGAGTGTCCTGGCCTCCGCCGACACCGTGGTCATCTGTGTTCCCACACCGCTCGACGAGGATCGGCGGCCGGACCTCGGTGCGGTGATCGGTGCCGCCGAGACGGTCGCGCGCCACCTGAGTCCCGACACCCTGGTCGTGCTGGAGTCCACCACCTGGCCCGGCACCACCGAGGAGGTCATGCGCCCGCTGCTGGAGAAGAGCGGCCTGACCGCCGGGACGGACTTTCACCTCGCCTACTCACCCGAGCGCATCGACCCGGGCAACCCGGTCTATGACCTGCGCAACACCCCGAAGATCGTCGGTGGTGTCACCGGCGCGTGCCTCGACCGCGCCATGGGCTTCTACGGGAAGCTGGTGGAACAGGTCGTGCCGGTGCGCGGTACGCGTGAGGCCGAGATGGCCAAGCTGCTGGAGAACACCTACCGGCAGGTCAACATCGCCCTCGTCAACGAGATCGCGGTCCTGTGCGACGAGCTGGCGATCGACGTGTGGGACACCATCTCGGCGGCGGCGACCAAGCCGTTCGGCTATCAGGCGTTCCGGCCCGGCCCCGGCGTGGGCGGGCACTGCATCCCCATCGACCCGAGCTATCTGTCCCATCGCGTCCGGCGGCTCGGACGCCAGTTCCAGTTCGCCGAGCTCGCCCAGCAGGTCAACGACCATATGCCCGCCTACGTGGCGGAGCGTGCCGTCCGCATGCTGCACCGGCACGGACGCTGCGCGAACGGCGCCTCGGTGCTCCTGCTCGGGGTCACCTACAAGCCCGACATCGCGGACGGGCGCGAGTCACCGGCGACGCCGCTGGCACGGCGGCTCCGCGCCGCCGGGGCCGACGTCGGCTACTTCGACCCGCTCATCGAGGACTGGTCGGCCGACGGCGAGGCCGTACGGCGTGTGCACGACCTCGACGAGGCACTCGCCTCGTCCGACCTGGTGATCCTCCTGCAGCCGCACCGCTCGTTCGACCTGTCGCACATCGCCGTGCGCGCCCTGCTGGTGCTGGACACCCGGGGGGTGCTGTCGGCGTCGGAGACCGTCGAGCGGCTCTGA
- a CDS encoding NAD-dependent epimerase/dehydratase family protein: MRVLVTGGAGFIGANLCRELAARPEIDRVVALDDLSTGRAENLDDTGVELVRASILDADVLTRLVGDTDAVVHLAARPSVPRSLADPVASHDVNATGTVRVLEACRRESVHLVAASSSSVYGDVPHLPKHEDLPTRPLSPYGASKLATEAYTLAYGASFGLPVLAFRFFNVYGPLQPAGHAYAAVIPTFIDAALRREPLLIHGDGEQTRDFTFVGTVTGVLTDAVLRRVTSGEPVNLAFGTRVSLLELTRRLAVVLEEPVEVRHGPQRTGDVRDSQAADERLCRLFPAATAVPLDAGLERTVAWFRGRPAYAGSAATL; this comes from the coding sequence ATGAGAGTTCTTGTCACCGGGGGTGCCGGGTTCATCGGCGCCAATCTCTGCCGGGAGCTCGCGGCACGGCCGGAGATCGACCGGGTCGTCGCGCTCGACGACCTCAGCACGGGCCGCGCCGAGAACCTCGACGACACCGGCGTCGAGCTGGTGCGGGCGAGCATCCTGGACGCCGACGTCCTCACGCGGCTCGTGGGCGACACCGACGCGGTCGTCCACCTGGCCGCCCGGCCCTCGGTGCCCCGGTCGCTGGCCGATCCGGTGGCCAGTCACGACGTCAACGCCACCGGGACGGTACGCGTCCTCGAGGCCTGCCGTCGCGAGTCGGTCCATCTGGTGGCGGCCTCCTCGTCCTCGGTCTACGGCGATGTGCCGCACCTGCCCAAGCACGAGGACCTGCCGACGCGGCCGCTCAGCCCGTACGGTGCCAGCAAGCTCGCGACCGAGGCGTACACGCTGGCGTACGGGGCGAGCTTCGGCCTGCCCGTGCTGGCGTTCCGTTTCTTCAACGTGTACGGCCCGCTGCAGCCGGCCGGCCACGCGTACGCGGCGGTGATCCCGACGTTCATCGACGCGGCACTGCGCCGCGAGCCGCTCCTCATCCACGGCGACGGGGAACAGACGCGCGACTTCACGTTCGTCGGCACCGTGACCGGCGTGCTCACCGACGCGGTCCTGCGACGCGTGACGAGCGGCGAGCCGGTGAACCTGGCGTTCGGTACCCGTGTGTCGCTCCTGGAGCTCACGCGGCGGCTGGCCGTCGTGCTCGAGGAGCCGGTCGAGGTACGCCACGGCCCGCAGCGCACCGGGGACGTGCGGGACTCACAGGCGGCGGACGAGCGCCTCTGCCGGTTGTTCCCCGCCGCCACGGCGGTTCCGCTGGACGCCGGTCTCGAACGGACGGTGGCCTGGTTCCGCGGGCGGCCCGCGTACGCCGGGAGCGCGGCGACGCTCTGA
- a CDS encoding glycosyltransferase, with product MSGGERIRVMRVLTRMNVGGPALQASVLMRGLDPERFDQRLYTGLVEPGEADYLDLRADDVRAHRMPRLGRSVRPADDARAIASLVAEMRRFRPHIVHTHMAKAGTLGRTAAVLARVPARVHTYHGHLLYGYFSPGKTRLVVTTERLSARLCDRLVAVGTRVRDELVAAGVGRRGQYVVVPPGTTLGPLPDRASARMALGVPGEDPVVAFVGRLTRIKRPDRLVSVAREVHRRVPGARFVICGSGDATAEVEAAAGELPLRMVGWRSDVETVYAAADLVLLTSDNEGMPISLIEAGLAGVPVVATRVGSVGEVVEDGVTGLLGPCDAGELADRVARLLLDEPLRREMGLRARARTAWRFGPDRLVSDVAGIYTSIAEERGWWPVREKEEAR from the coding sequence GTGAGCGGCGGCGAACGCATCCGGGTGATGCGCGTCCTCACGCGGATGAACGTCGGCGGTCCCGCGCTCCAGGCGAGCGTCCTCATGCGCGGGCTCGACCCGGAGCGGTTCGACCAACGCCTCTACACGGGCCTCGTGGAGCCGGGCGAGGCCGACTATCTCGACCTGCGCGCGGACGATGTCAGAGCGCACCGGATGCCCCGGCTCGGGCGCTCGGTGCGCCCGGCCGACGACGCACGCGCCATCGCGTCGCTGGTCGCCGAGATGCGGAGATTCAGGCCGCACATCGTGCACACCCACATGGCCAAGGCCGGGACGCTCGGGCGTACCGCGGCCGTGCTGGCGCGGGTACCGGCGCGGGTGCACACCTACCACGGTCATCTGCTGTACGGCTACTTCTCTCCCGGCAAGACCCGGCTGGTGGTGACCACCGAGCGGCTGTCCGCCCGGCTGTGCGACCGCCTCGTCGCGGTCGGCACGCGCGTACGCGACGAGCTCGTCGCCGCCGGCGTCGGGAGGCGTGGCCAGTACGTCGTGGTGCCGCCCGGCACCACGCTCGGGCCGCTCCCCGACCGCGCCTCCGCGCGGATGGCGCTCGGGGTGCCCGGAGAGGACCCGGTCGTCGCGTTCGTCGGCCGGCTGACCCGGATCAAACGACCCGACCGCCTGGTGAGCGTCGCGCGTGAGGTTCACCGGCGCGTCCCCGGCGCCCGCTTCGTCATCTGCGGAAGCGGGGACGCGACCGCCGAGGTCGAGGCCGCGGCGGGCGAGCTCCCCCTGCGCATGGTGGGCTGGCGCTCCGACGTCGAGACCGTGTACGCGGCGGCCGATCTCGTGCTGCTCACCTCGGACAACGAGGGCATGCCGATCTCACTGATCGAGGCGGGGCTGGCCGGTGTCCCGGTCGTCGCGACGCGGGTCGGGAGCGTCGGTGAGGTCGTCGAGGACGGCGTCACCGGGCTGCTCGGGCCGTGCGACGCGGGTGAGCTGGCCGACCGCGTGGCGCGGCTGCTCCTCGACGAACCGCTGCGCCGGGAGATGGGGCTGCGGGCACGCGCGCGGACCGCGTGGCGGTTCGGCCCCGACCGCCTCGTCTCCGACGTGGCCGGGATCTACACGTCAATCGCCGAAGAACGGGGCTGGTGGCCCGTTCGAGAGAAAGAGGAAGCCCGATGA
- a CDS encoding NAD-dependent epimerase/dehydratase family protein, whose protein sequence is MADSTKTRYLVTGGAGFIGSYLVNALLARGDSVVALDNLTTGRLANLDEASKAPGFHFVHGSVLDELMVDELVHQCDVVVHMAAAVGVRLVVEQPLKSLTTNIRGSQVMIEAAHRYRRKILMTSTSEIYGKNSLGPLHETADRILGSPSIVRWAYSTAKAVDEILANCYHRERGLPTIVVRLFNTVGARQSPAYGMVIPRLVRQALRNEPLTVFGDGRQTRCFAHVLDVVEALLQLLDNDAAIGQTFNIGSSEEISIGRLAETIIAACGSGSKIELIPYDEAYGAGFEDMQRRVPDTTKLRTLTGWATRHTLADVLEDAISEARIEAAPRPDLVSS, encoded by the coding sequence ATGGCAGACAGCACCAAGACGAGGTATTTGGTGACGGGTGGCGCCGGGTTCATCGGCTCCTACCTGGTCAACGCTCTGCTGGCCCGTGGTGACTCGGTGGTCGCCCTGGACAACCTGACGACAGGGCGGCTGGCCAACCTCGACGAGGCCAGCAAGGCTCCCGGCTTCCACTTCGTCCATGGATCCGTGCTCGACGAGCTCATGGTCGACGAGCTGGTGCACCAGTGCGACGTCGTCGTGCACATGGCCGCGGCCGTGGGGGTGCGGCTCGTGGTGGAACAGCCACTGAAGTCGCTGACCACCAACATCCGCGGCTCGCAGGTCATGATCGAGGCGGCGCACCGCTACCGCCGCAAGATCCTGATGACCAGCACCAGCGAGATCTACGGGAAGAACTCGCTAGGACCCCTGCACGAGACGGCCGACCGCATTCTCGGCAGTCCTTCGATCGTGCGCTGGGCGTACAGCACGGCCAAGGCGGTCGATGAGATCCTCGCCAACTGCTACCACCGCGAGCGCGGCCTGCCGACGATCGTGGTGCGGCTGTTCAACACCGTCGGCGCCCGGCAGAGCCCGGCGTACGGCATGGTCATCCCCCGGCTGGTGCGGCAGGCGCTGCGGAACGAACCGCTGACGGTCTTCGGCGACGGCCGGCAGACCCGCTGCTTCGCCCACGTGCTGGACGTGGTGGAGGCCCTGCTGCAACTGCTGGACAACGACGCCGCGATCGGGCAGACCTTCAACATCGGCTCGTCCGAGGAGATCAGCATCGGCCGGCTCGCCGAGACGATCATCGCGGCGTGCGGGAGCGGGTCGAAGATCGAGCTCATCCCCTACGACGAGGCCTACGGGGCCGGCTTCGAGGACATGCAGCGAAGAGTCCCCGACACGACGAAGCTGCGCACGCTGACCGGATGGGCGACCCGGCACACACTCGCCGACGTGCTGGAGGACGCCATCAGCGAGGCGCGCATCGAGGCGGCGCCCCGGCCCGACCTGGTCTCCTCGTGA
- a CDS encoding class I SAM-dependent methyltransferase, whose product MIDGSQEILAGDRFAFGSNWRAFVELVDEERINAAIASLSGPLDTTDLSGRTFLDAGCGSGLFSLAANRMGARVRSFDYDPESVAATLELRRRFGDGGEWTVGQGSILDEETVAALGRFDIVYSWGVLHHTGDLWRATDIAARLVAPGGLLYISIYNDQGLESRMWRRVKHRYNKSGALARRLLVLGSAAYLHRRRPLASLIGLVRGTGPVLSRPPRARGMSARHDLVDWVGGYPFEVAKPEEVFAFMHERGFELRHLKTCAGGIGCNEYVLERVSGRPHVSGGPA is encoded by the coding sequence ATGATCGACGGTAGCCAGGAGATCCTCGCGGGTGACCGGTTCGCGTTCGGCAGCAACTGGCGCGCCTTCGTCGAACTGGTCGACGAGGAGCGGATCAACGCCGCCATCGCCTCGCTCAGCGGGCCGCTGGACACCACCGACCTGAGCGGGCGCACCTTCCTGGACGCCGGATGCGGGAGCGGCCTGTTCTCACTCGCCGCGAACCGGATGGGCGCGCGGGTCCGGTCCTTCGACTACGACCCCGAGTCGGTCGCCGCGACGCTCGAGCTGCGGAGGCGCTTCGGCGACGGCGGAGAGTGGACCGTCGGCCAGGGATCCATCCTCGACGAGGAGACCGTCGCCGCGCTCGGCCGGTTCGACATCGTCTACTCATGGGGCGTGCTGCACCACACCGGTGACCTGTGGCGCGCCACCGACATCGCGGCCCGCCTGGTTGCGCCGGGCGGCCTGCTGTACATCTCCATCTACAACGACCAGGGGCTCGAGAGCCGCATGTGGCGGCGCGTCAAGCACCGCTACAACAAGTCCGGCGCGCTGGCGCGGCGGCTGCTCGTGCTGGGCAGTGCCGCCTACCTTCACCGGCGGCGGCCGCTGGCGAGCCTCATCGGCCTGGTACGCGGCACCGGCCCGGTCCTCTCGCGGCCGCCACGCGCGCGCGGCATGTCGGCCAGGCACGACCTGGTCGACTGGGTCGGCGGCTACCCCTTCGAGGTGGCCAAGCCGGAGGAGGTGTTCGCCTTCATGCACGAGCGGGGCTTCGAGCTGCGCCACCTGAAGACGTGTGCCGGTGGCATCGGCTGCAACGAGTACGTCCTCGAACGCGTTTCGGGACGCCCGCACGTCTCAGGAGGTCCGGCCTGA
- a CDS encoding lipopolysaccharide biosynthesis protein codes for MKTQIRQVAHTVVIRACLMVMGAVSGVVIARELQPEGRGAYYVIATIAAITISVGHLSIEQAHVWLWSRTADPRKLAANSLVLGLVVGALAAVAAAVIVCVLGPGVIPVAGYGMLALALSAIPGAMAVLYLNNILVLRSQVQVVNRGALLGGSLQCTVLLLLATTAGMSPGLVILLWVCSVTTPLIVLVPAVRPRLRDWEPSLARQAVGRGLRYHPGLASLFLLFRSDILILDGMTTTAAVGLYSLAVSLAELTRLVTDAIAQIALPRQMNTGHDDAAAATMAVTRLTTVVALVSVGLMCATAPFLIPVIYGSSFRGSVTPLLMLAPGLLALGATRPIGAFLLRLDRPALASSMSVAALGLNIALNLVLVPLYGIAGSAAASSIAYATLAGLQTAWFLRATGAGVRDLLPGPAEMEWVRSRFTRLSGRTS; via the coding sequence GTGAAGACCCAGATTCGTCAGGTCGCGCACACCGTCGTCATCCGCGCGTGCCTGATGGTCATGGGCGCGGTCAGCGGTGTCGTGATCGCCCGTGAATTACAGCCCGAGGGACGCGGCGCCTACTACGTGATCGCGACCATCGCCGCGATCACGATCTCGGTCGGTCACCTGTCGATCGAGCAGGCGCACGTCTGGCTCTGGTCGCGCACCGCGGACCCGCGCAAGCTCGCCGCGAACAGCCTGGTGCTCGGGCTCGTCGTGGGCGCCCTGGCGGCGGTCGCGGCGGCGGTGATCGTCTGCGTGCTGGGGCCGGGCGTGATCCCGGTGGCCGGCTACGGCATGCTCGCGCTCGCGCTGTCGGCCATCCCGGGCGCGATGGCGGTGCTCTACCTCAACAACATCCTCGTGCTGCGGTCCCAGGTGCAGGTCGTGAACCGGGGGGCGTTGCTCGGCGGCTCGCTGCAGTGCACGGTGCTGCTGCTCCTGGCGACGACGGCCGGGATGTCTCCCGGCCTGGTCATCCTGCTATGGGTGTGCTCCGTGACCACGCCGCTCATCGTGCTCGTGCCCGCGGTCCGGCCGAGGTTGCGTGACTGGGAGCCGTCCCTGGCCCGTCAGGCCGTCGGGAGGGGCCTGCGCTACCACCCCGGGCTCGCCTCGCTGTTCCTGCTGTTCCGCTCCGACATCCTGATCCTGGACGGGATGACGACGACGGCAGCGGTGGGCCTCTACTCTCTCGCGGTCAGCCTCGCCGAGCTCACGCGCCTGGTCACGGACGCCATCGCCCAGATCGCGCTCCCCCGGCAGATGAACACCGGCCACGACGACGCCGCCGCCGCGACCATGGCGGTCACCCGCCTGACGACGGTCGTCGCGCTGGTCTCGGTCGGCCTGATGTGCGCCACGGCGCCCTTCCTGATCCCGGTCATCTACGGGTCGTCGTTCCGCGGCAGCGTGACGCCGCTTCTCATGCTGGCTCCCGGGCTGCTGGCCCTCGGCGCCACCCGGCCGATCGGCGCCTTCCTCCTGCGGCTCGACCGTCCGGCGCTCGCGTCGTCGATGTCCGTGGCGGCACTCGGACTCAACATCGCGCTGAACCTGGTGCTCGTGCCGCTCTACGGCATCGCCGGCAGCGCGGCCGCCTCCAGCATCGCGTACGCCACGCTGGCCGGCCTCCAGACCGCGTGGTTCCTGCGCGCCACCGGCGCCGGCGTACGGGACCTGCTTCCCGGCCCGGCCGAGATGGAGTGGGTGCGAAGCAGGTTCACGCGGCTCTCAGGCCGGACCTCCTGA
- a CDS encoding glycosyltransferase, whose product MTPARDAGRPLRIALSIGSLQVGGTESQLVKLASRLAGRGHDVHVIVVCRGGPYEANLRSLGIPTRVFGYGGLRLRDETGRRSLRVLITETRKLLAIWSHLRRLRPDVCHAFLFTCYTHVLPLAWAAGVPVRVNGRRGAAPPRPTGLLRAVLDFIGHHSSTLYLTNCRAQAERLVREEKVPPHRVEVIANGVEPHERRADPSRRPARGIVVANLIAYKGHADLIEALALLATPPPLSLIGEGSERDRLTELIGARGLDDVVTLAGAVPDARDLLEHYEFAVLPSHGEGMPNAVLEAMAAGLPVIATAVGGVPEIVSDGVTGILVPARAPADLAAAIEAIAGDPLLRSRMGTAGREHAERLSVDECAVRHESVYRTLLR is encoded by the coding sequence ATGACGCCGGCGCGCGATGCCGGACGGCCACTGCGGATCGCGCTGTCCATCGGCTCTCTCCAGGTCGGCGGCACCGAGTCCCAGCTCGTCAAGCTGGCGTCGCGGCTCGCGGGCCGTGGCCACGACGTCCACGTCATCGTGGTCTGCCGCGGCGGCCCGTACGAGGCGAACCTGCGGAGCCTCGGGATTCCCACCCGCGTCTTCGGCTACGGGGGGCTGCGCCTGCGGGACGAGACCGGCAGGCGGTCCCTGCGGGTACTGATCACCGAGACGCGCAAGCTCCTCGCGATCTGGTCCCATCTGAGACGGCTGCGGCCCGACGTCTGTCACGCGTTCCTGTTCACCTGCTACACGCACGTGCTCCCGCTGGCCTGGGCGGCCGGCGTCCCCGTACGGGTCAACGGCCGCCGCGGCGCGGCGCCTCCGAGGCCCACCGGCCTCCTCCGCGCGGTGCTGGACTTCATCGGCCACCACTCGTCGACCCTGTACCTCACCAACTGCCGCGCCCAGGCGGAGAGGCTGGTACGCGAGGAGAAGGTGCCGCCCCACCGCGTCGAGGTGATCGCGAACGGTGTCGAGCCCCACGAGAGGCGCGCGGACCCGTCCCGCCGGCCGGCGCGGGGGATCGTCGTCGCCAACCTCATCGCGTACAAGGGTCACGCCGACCTCATCGAAGCGCTCGCCCTTCTCGCGACGCCGCCTCCTCTGTCGCTCATCGGTGAGGGATCCGAGCGCGACCGGCTCACCGAGCTCATCGGGGCACGCGGACTCGACGACGTCGTGACCCTCGCCGGAGCGGTGCCCGACGCGAGGGATCTGCTGGAGCACTACGAGTTCGCGGTGCTGCCGTCCCACGGCGAAGGGATGCCCAACGCCGTCCTGGAGGCGATGGCGGCCGGCCTCCCGGTGATCGCCACCGCGGTCGGGGGCGTTCCCGAGATCGTGTCCGACGGGGTCACCGGAATCCTCGTACCGGCGCGCGCACCGGCGGACCTGGCCGCGGCGATCGAGGCGATCGCCGGCGATCCGCTGCTGCGGTCGCGGATGGGTACGGCCGGCCGCGAGCACGCCGAACGCCTGAGCGTCGACGAGTGCGCCGTACGGCACGAATCCGTGTACCGGACGCTGCTGCGGTGA